Proteins found in one Labeo rohita strain BAU-BD-2019 chromosome 11, IGBB_LRoh.1.0, whole genome shotgun sequence genomic segment:
- the vgll4b gene encoding transcription cofactor vestigial-like protein 4b isoform X1: MLFTKMDLLNYQYLDKMNNNIGILCYEGEAALRGESRMQAMSLSSAVSNHRTGPPPISPSKRKHSGDQADDDIDCNSEHVAKMSRLFAAQLGKPANGDYRKDPRDRSRSPIERIGASPMSLVGGHLYAHMPSLAMDQPLALTKNVDANRTVAISPTVSPVERQQNRPSVITCAPANNRNCNLTHCTVSHNGCSPSLTSNYRRPSNSNTACDPVIEEHFRRSLGKNYKEPEPVTNSVSITGSVDDHFAKALGETWLQIKAKGSSSGSPDSSPNGHMVNHNHSPSLVS, from the exons ATGCTTTTTACCAAAATGGACCTGTTGAACTACCAGTACTTGGACAAAATGAACAACAACATTGGCATCCTGTGTTACgaag GTGAGGCTGCGCTGAGAGGCGAGTCCAGAATGCAGGCCATGTCCCTGTCATCTGCAGTCAGCAATCACAGGACGGGCCCTCCTCCCATCAGCCCCAGCAAGAGGAAACACAGCGGGGACCAAGCAGATGACGACATCGACTGTAACAGCGAGCATGTGGCCAAGATGAGCCGGCTGTTTGCTGCACAGTT AGGCAAGCCTGCCAATGGGGACTACCGCAAGGACCCCCGGGATCGCAGCCGCAGTCCCATAGAGCGCATCGGCGCCTCCCCAATGAGTCTCGTTGGTGGTCACCTCTACGCCCACATGCCCAGCCTGGCCATGGACCAGCCTCTCGCACTGACCAAAAACGTGGACGCCAACCGCACTGTCGCCATCTCACCTACTGTCAGCCCCGTTGAGCGCCAGCAG AATCGTCCCTCTGTGATCACATGTGCCCCAGCAAACAACCGTAACTGTAACCTCACCCACTGCACCGTGTCTCACAACGGCTGCTCACCCAGCCTGACTTCAAACTACCGCAGACCCTCCAACT CTAACACAGCCTGTGACCCCGTTATCGAAGAGCATTTCCGCCGTAGCCTGGGCAAGAACTACAAAGAGCCCGAGCCCGTAACAAACTCGGTCTCCATCACCGGCTCGGTGGACGACCACTTCGCCAAGGCGCTGGGCGAGACGTGGCTGCAGATCAAAGCCAAGGGCAGCTCCTCCGGAAGCCCAGACTCGTCTCCCAACGGCCACATGGTCAACCACAATCACTCCCCTTCCCTCGTGTCTTGA
- the vgll4b gene encoding transcription cofactor vestigial-like protein 4b isoform X2 yields METPLDVLSRAASLVHQDDEKREAALRGESRMQAMSLSSAVSNHRTGPPPISPSKRKHSGDQADDDIDCNSEHVAKMSRLFAAQLGKPANGDYRKDPRDRSRSPIERIGASPMSLVGGHLYAHMPSLAMDQPLALTKNVDANRTVAISPTVSPVERQQNRPSVITCAPANNRNCNLTHCTVSHNGCSPSLTSNYRRPSNSNTACDPVIEEHFRRSLGKNYKEPEPVTNSVSITGSVDDHFAKALGETWLQIKAKGSSSGSPDSSPNGHMVNHNHSPSLVS; encoded by the exons GTGAGGCTGCGCTGAGAGGCGAGTCCAGAATGCAGGCCATGTCCCTGTCATCTGCAGTCAGCAATCACAGGACGGGCCCTCCTCCCATCAGCCCCAGCAAGAGGAAACACAGCGGGGACCAAGCAGATGACGACATCGACTGTAACAGCGAGCATGTGGCCAAGATGAGCCGGCTGTTTGCTGCACAGTT AGGCAAGCCTGCCAATGGGGACTACCGCAAGGACCCCCGGGATCGCAGCCGCAGTCCCATAGAGCGCATCGGCGCCTCCCCAATGAGTCTCGTTGGTGGTCACCTCTACGCCCACATGCCCAGCCTGGCCATGGACCAGCCTCTCGCACTGACCAAAAACGTGGACGCCAACCGCACTGTCGCCATCTCACCTACTGTCAGCCCCGTTGAGCGCCAGCAG AATCGTCCCTCTGTGATCACATGTGCCCCAGCAAACAACCGTAACTGTAACCTCACCCACTGCACCGTGTCTCACAACGGCTGCTCACCCAGCCTGACTTCAAACTACCGCAGACCCTCCAACT CTAACACAGCCTGTGACCCCGTTATCGAAGAGCATTTCCGCCGTAGCCTGGGCAAGAACTACAAAGAGCCCGAGCCCGTAACAAACTCGGTCTCCATCACCGGCTCGGTGGACGACCACTTCGCCAAGGCGCTGGGCGAGACGTGGCTGCAGATCAAAGCCAAGGGCAGCTCCTCCGGAAGCCCAGACTCGTCTCCCAACGGCCACATGGTCAACCACAATCACTCCCCTTCCCTCGTGTCTTGA